CTACCAAAAATAGCACAACTTGAGGAAAATTAAACAAATTCAAACTATGGGATTTTCTATAAAGTAACTGCCTTATACTTTGagactactatttttttttaaactagttcACACTTTATatgaatttctttcatttttagctGTACCAGGATCCCATCCAGGTGGTATGCATTCTTTGTGGTGAAGTGTTAACATATCAAATTATTCATTTCAGAAATCTggtatattttccatatttaattatagaaaattcatgttgtttttgaaatttacCTGCcttccccccccacacacacaatcCCAAGAGTCTcaattctttactttttttttgtatccAAAATGTGTTTTTTGGGATGGTTCCCCATTCATCTTGACATAGGGTACTTTTAGTGCTGCTTCTGCCTGAAGCAGCACCCTTCTGAAAGCCTTGCTTTTCCTCCTGCAGGCTGGCAGAGGACAGTAGAGCAGCCAACACACAAAACTACTGTTTGTACATGGCTAAAGCCTGCGGTGATTTTACAGCATCCTGGGCATTTCATATGCATGAAATAGGAATTAGGACTCTGCACCAGGCACTTCTtgagtttcctcttctcttctggagagaaatggaaatcctTTGCCAGAGGCATGTTCTTGTGGGGAGCTCATCACCACAGGAAaggcaattctttaaaaaaaaaaaacaaaactgtaatgtTAGGTCTATGTGCAAAAATATAAAGGATATTGTGATTGTAGGTTAATACTTGCATGTTAAGATTTATTTTGCCTTCACgtttttattgactgatttcttatttcagttcagtcgctcagtcacgtctctttgcgaccctgtggactgcagcataccaggtttccctgtccaatACCAACTcccggatcttgctcaaactcacgtccattgaattggtgatgccatccaaccatctcattctctgtcgtccccttctcctcctgccttcaatctttcccagcatcagtcttttcaaatgagtcagttcttcacatcaggtggccaaagtattggagcttcagcttcagcatcagtccttccaaataatattcaggattgaattcTTTTAGGATTGCCAGATTTCCTATTTCAAGGCAAGTATTAATGTGGCATGATGACACGACTCGGTTTCTTAGAAATTTAATTTATTGACTACTGCCTGTACCTTGGGTAATTctgttcaaaaaaagaaaaataaggaacagGCTTTGTTTGTGGGGATTCAAGTCTAATggaccacatatacacacatgcacacaacagaGGTCAGTACTGTCACCACTGTCTCCGTGAGAAATGAAGGCCAGGAGATTCTGATGGTTAAGACCGTGATCACTGAAATGAGGAACTCAACTTCAGGCCCTAACTCTGCAGCCTTACCGTGGGCAGGTGAGTTTACTTCCCTTAAAGTTCTGTAAATGGGGAAGGAATTCCACCTCAGGACTGTTACCCAGAATAGTGATATATAAGGCATATGAAGCAATTAGTATAATTCTGATATGTAATAATAAGTTTTCACAAATTATGCTGTGATTATAATAAATACCCACCTGAAAACCTTATAATACAAATGAGCTGGGGGAACATCTAACCCTAGTATacggacagtaaaaaaaaatcagatattatGAACCCCTTATTTAGGGATGTGAACCACACTTTACTTCTTTCTGATAGCCCCACTCACAGTGGCTGCCATCCACATTTTCTCTCCTTAATTCGGAAATCTCACTCTGAAACTAGAATACACTCCTATTTCTAAATTAAAGCATGTGTCCTCACAAACACTTTCTTCAAACTCAAAGAAAGCATTGTGCTTGAAACACTGTAAACCTTGCCAAAAATCTGAATGGCGATGATAATAAAGGCAGACTACATGATACATGATAAAAAAATGGTATTTGAGGGAAAGAGTAGGAGCACAGAGGTTGCTTTGAGCAGTAGAAATGGAGACTGATGAATCCCACCCACAGCCAAAATACATTCTGCAAAACCAAAGTCACTATCCTTCCTTAGTCAATATCTGTCTTTCTTCCTagaaagctctctctctctcataatcCCTATAAAGGTTGCACAGAATACAAGCTCACTCATAATCAACCCACCTTACTAGTTGTGTTTGCCACTATACAATTTCATACTAGTTCAAAAACATTTATAGAGCAtgtgatataaatatacatattactaTCTATGCAAAATGTTATGGAGTTTATAAAGATGATTAAGATGATACAATTTGACCTACAGTTAATTCAAACAGAGGTCAGCAAATTATGGCCTGAGGGTCAAATATGGCCACAACATTTGGTTACATGTTGTCTGTGATTGTTTTACTCATATAACAGAGTATGAATTATGACCAAGATCATATGCTTTTCAAAACTGAAGATATTTACTGtcttggccctttacagaaaatgtttgccaacCTCTGTAACAGGAGGTGCAACTACAATAAAAATACCTTACTGTACTGAGTATCAATTAAAAAGCtacaaataaagaattaaaagagtTCAGAAAGTTGGAGCGGTCACTTTTAGCAGTGCCATTTTGAGGAAACTTTAGAAGGAGGTACCAATAGCAATAGGACGAGAAGAATAAGAATGCAGATTGGTCACAAACTTCTAGGCAACAAAAAATGATGATAATATATGAAGCAAAgaaaaagtcagagagagaatgGAGCTTGCTATTACATTAGGCATTATTCGCTTATGATAATTTTCAGGGGCATTTTCTTCCTTACCATTTTTTCTAATCTGCATGTATGTTTTATACAAGTCACATTCCATATGCCTCTAAGATTATCTCTTAATTATACACTTGCTTTCCAGCTGGTAACCCCATTCTAATGTGGTAAACTCAGAGATATGAATTTGGTAACATTATAATGATACTTTCTGAAACTCTGCCTTAATACAACCTTAATTCTT
This genomic stretch from Muntiacus reevesi chromosome 4, mMunRee1.1, whole genome shotgun sequence harbors:
- the LOC136167618 gene encoding small ribosomal subunit protein eS27-like, whose product is MPLAKDFHFSPEEKRKLKKCLVQSPNSYFMHMKCPGCCKITAGFSHVQTVVLCVGCSTVLCQPAGGKARLSEGCCFRQKQH